From the Desulfopila inferna genome, one window contains:
- a CDS encoding cytochrome c biogenesis CcdA family protein, which translates to MDIQVWASQWLSQVAGYLPLGYAFGAGMVSAVNPCGFAMLPVYLSLYLGVEEKNYHNRSIFLRFGKAVWVTLVVTSGFGALFGAVGFLVSAGGVFLSNIMPWIAIFVGCILIILGIWILFGKHFSLNFMLNLANKIGDPRKLTFKGFFLFGVAFGATSLSCTLPIFLAVMAGSLTAGDFVGGVVQFLSYILGMGLVLLLLTLGMAFVKEGVVVSAMRRFLPHVQKISAVLTIFAGSYIIYYWLSSGLLFQQ; encoded by the coding sequence GCGGGAATGGTATCAGCCGTGAATCCTTGCGGTTTCGCCATGCTTCCAGTCTACCTCTCTCTGTATCTCGGCGTTGAAGAGAAGAATTATCACAACCGCTCGATTTTCCTCAGATTTGGTAAAGCAGTCTGGGTTACACTGGTGGTCACCTCCGGTTTTGGTGCTCTTTTTGGGGCGGTGGGATTCCTGGTTTCTGCAGGAGGGGTTTTTTTAAGCAATATTATGCCCTGGATCGCCATATTCGTCGGCTGTATCCTGATTATTTTAGGTATCTGGATCCTTTTCGGTAAGCATTTTTCTCTTAATTTTATGCTCAATCTGGCAAATAAAATAGGAGATCCCCGGAAACTGACCTTCAAAGGTTTTTTTCTTTTTGGTGTTGCTTTCGGTGCCACCTCGCTCAGCTGTACACTGCCTATTTTCCTGGCGGTGATGGCGGGTTCTCTTACCGCCGGTGATTTTGTCGGAGGTGTTGTCCAGTTTCTCAGCTATATTCTGGGAATGGGACTGGTGCTTTTGCTTTTGACACTGGGAATGGCCTTTGTCAAAGAGGGCGTGGTGGTAAGCGCCATGCGCAGATTCCTTCCTCACGTTCAGAAGATATCAGCGGTGCTGACAATATTTGCAGGTTCCTACATAATCTATTATTGGCTCTCCAGTGGTCTGCTTTTTCAACAGTGA